A region from the Methylocystis iwaonis genome encodes:
- the shc gene encoding squalene--hopene cyclase, with product MTAALRASDAPIADALEASIQSAKHALLDLGKADGHWCFELEADTTIPAEYVLMRHFRAEPVDAELERKIAVYLRRMQGDHGGWPLFQDGAFNISASVKAYFALKMIGDDIDAPHMARARAAILAHGGAATSNVFTRSLLALYGQIPWHGVPVMPVEIMLLPSWFPFHLDKISYWGRTVLVPLLVLMTYKPCAKNPKDIHIQELFTTPPEEVKVWPKGEHQTWPWAHIFGEIDKLLRLLEPHMPKRSRDYSVQLAERWTTERLNGVDGLGAIFPAMVNSLLMYDALGIPETDQRVKDARESIERLLVVNETEAYCQPCVSPVWDTSLVAHALLETGDADAREKARAACDWLAPLQVLDVKGDWAVQRPDLRPGGWAFQYANAHYPDVDDTAVVATAMDRLTSAEEKKPYAERIARAKEWVVGMQSKNGGWGAFDADNVYHYLNHIPFADHGALLDPPTVDVSARCISMLAQLGDTMESSECVRRGVDYLLREQEKDGSWFGRWGANYIYGAWSALCALNAVGLPHEHESYRRAVDWLVSIQNADGGWGEDLASYKLDYKGYEPAPSTSSQTAWALLGLMAAGEVDHPAVARGVAYLQATQAQDGLWNEPRFTATGFPRVFYLRYHGYRKFFPLWALARYRNLLQTNSKLVQVGL from the coding sequence ATGACCGCAGCCCTTCGCGCCAGTGACGCCCCGATCGCAGATGCGCTCGAAGCGAGCATCCAAAGCGCCAAACACGCGCTTCTGGACCTCGGCAAGGCGGACGGCCATTGGTGCTTCGAGCTCGAGGCCGACACCACCATCCCCGCCGAATATGTGCTGATGCGCCATTTCCGCGCCGAGCCGGTCGACGCCGAGCTGGAGCGCAAGATCGCGGTCTATCTGCGCCGCATGCAGGGCGATCACGGCGGCTGGCCGCTATTCCAGGACGGCGCCTTCAACATCTCGGCGAGCGTGAAGGCCTATTTCGCGCTCAAGATGATCGGCGACGACATCGACGCTCCGCACATGGCGCGCGCCCGCGCGGCGATCCTCGCCCATGGCGGCGCGGCGACCTCCAATGTCTTCACGCGCTCGCTGCTGGCGCTTTACGGCCAGATCCCGTGGCACGGCGTGCCAGTGATGCCGGTCGAGATCATGTTGCTGCCGAGCTGGTTCCCCTTCCATCTTGACAAGATTTCCTATTGGGGCCGCACCGTTCTCGTGCCGCTCCTTGTCCTTATGACCTATAAGCCCTGCGCCAAGAACCCGAAGGACATCCACATCCAGGAGCTCTTCACGACGCCGCCGGAAGAGGTGAAAGTCTGGCCGAAGGGCGAGCATCAGACCTGGCCCTGGGCGCATATTTTCGGCGAGATCGACAAGCTGCTGCGCCTGCTCGAGCCTCATATGCCGAAGCGCTCGCGCGACTATTCCGTTCAGCTCGCCGAACGCTGGACGACCGAGCGCCTCAACGGCGTCGATGGCCTCGGCGCCATCTTCCCGGCGATGGTCAACAGCCTGCTGATGTATGACGCGCTCGGCATCCCCGAGACCGACCAGCGCGTGAAGGATGCGCGCGAGTCGATCGAGCGGCTGCTCGTCGTCAATGAGACGGAAGCCTATTGCCAGCCCTGCGTCTCGCCGGTGTGGGACACCTCGCTCGTAGCGCATGCGCTGCTCGAGACCGGCGACGCCGACGCGCGCGAAAAGGCGCGGGCCGCCTGCGACTGGCTCGCGCCCCTGCAGGTGCTGGATGTGAAGGGCGATTGGGCGGTTCAGCGGCCCGATCTGCGGCCCGGCGGCTGGGCCTTCCAATACGCCAATGCGCATTATCCGGATGTCGACGACACCGCCGTCGTCGCGACCGCCATGGACCGTCTCACCAGCGCCGAAGAGAAAAAGCCCTATGCCGAGCGCATCGCCCGCGCCAAGGAATGGGTCGTCGGCATGCAGTCGAAGAACGGCGGCTGGGGCGCCTTCGACGCCGACAATGTCTATCATTATCTCAACCACATCCCCTTTGCGGACCACGGCGCGCTGCTCGATCCGCCGACGGTCGACGTCTCGGCGCGCTGCATCTCCATGCTGGCGCAGCTCGGCGACACCATGGAGTCGAGCGAATGCGTGCGGCGCGGCGTCGACTATCTCTTGAGGGAGCAGGAGAAGGACGGTTCCTGGTTCGGCCGCTGGGGCGCCAATTACATCTACGGCGCCTGGTCGGCGCTCTGCGCGCTCAACGCCGTCGGCCTGCCGCACGAACATGAATCCTATCGCCGCGCGGTGGACTGGCTCGTCTCGATCCAGAACGCGGACGGCGGCTGGGGCGAGGATCTCGCGAGCTACAAGCTCGACTACAAGGGCTACGAGCCCGCGCCCTCGACCTCTTCGCAAACCGCCTGGGCGCTGCTCGGCTTGATGGCGGCTGGCGAGGTCGACCATCCGGCGGTCGCGCGCGGCGTCGCCTATCTGCAGGCGACGCAGGCGCAGGACGGGCTCTGGAACGAGCCGCGCTTCACGGCGACGGGCTTCCCGCGCGTCTTCTATCTGCGCTACCACGGCTATCGGAAATTCTTCCCGCTCTGGGCGCTGGCGCGCTACCGCAACCTGCTGCAGACGAACAGCAAGCTGGTGCAGGTGGGGCTGTAA
- a CDS encoding helix-turn-helix domain-containing protein: MPIRERAAVEERIALFRDFDTGVFTVSELCRLYGVSRETFYVWKRRRESGEARWFEERSRAPLRAPQAATAETIARILDLRRRFPHFGPKKIRARLLLGAPETAWPAASTIGDILKREGLIAAKPRCRRPVGRGEIIAGSDAPNGEWAMDFKGWFRTRDGRRIDPLTVSDTASRYLVDVRITPPTHDGVKGALLRIFSDIGLPAAPTMARPSARRAPVDFRGFRSGF, encoded by the coding sequence ATGCCTATCAGGGAGCGCGCGGCGGTGGAAGAGCGGATCGCTTTGTTTCGGGATTTCGACACGGGGGTCTTCACCGTGTCGGAGTTGTGCCGGCTTTACGGCGTGAGCCGCGAGACATTCTACGTTTGGAAACGCCGGCGCGAGAGCGGCGAGGCGCGCTGGTTCGAGGAGCGGAGCCGGGCGCCGTTGCGTGCGCCGCAGGCGGCGACGGCCGAGACAATCGCCAGGATCCTGGATCTGCGCCGCCGCTTTCCGCACTTTGGGCCAAAGAAGATCAGGGCGCGCCTCTTGCTCGGCGCCCCCGAAACAGCGTGGCCCGCGGCGTCGACCATCGGCGATATCTTGAAGCGTGAGGGCCTGATCGCAGCAAAGCCGCGGTGTCGCCGCCCGGTCGGCCGAGGCGAGATCATCGCCGGCTCGGATGCGCCCAACGGCGAATGGGCGATGGACTTCAAGGGCTGGTTTCGCACGCGCGATGGCCGACGCATCGATCCGCTGACGGTTTCCGACACGGCGAGCCGCTACCTCGTCGACGTTCGGATCACGCCGCCGACGCATGATGGGGTCAAGGGCGCGCTATTGCGCATTTTCAGCGACATCGGCCTGCCGGCCGCTCCGACAATGGCGCGCCCTTCGGCGCGACGGGCGCCGGTGGACTTTCGCGGCTTTCGGTCTGGCTTTTGA
- a CDS encoding helix-turn-helix domain-containing protein: MSESQPTPRHAEDHILKAQLVRKIEALLKARGLKQVEAARLFGVRQPDVSKMLRGDFRQFSLERLLRFLVALGQDVEIVVTPHGEGDAAETATLRIA; this comes from the coding sequence ATGAGTGAAAGCCAGCCGACGCCGAGACATGCGGAGGATCACATCCTCAAGGCGCAGCTGGTCCGTAAGATCGAAGCGCTTCTGAAGGCGCGCGGTCTCAAACAGGTCGAGGCTGCGCGGCTCTTCGGCGTCAGGCAGCCGGACGTCTCCAAAATGCTGCGCGGCGACTTCCGGCAGTTTTCCCTGGAGCGGCTCCTGCGCTTCCTCGTCGCGCTGGGCCAGGACGTCGAGATCGTCGTCACGCCGCATGGCGAGGGCGACGCAGCGGAAACCGCCACGCTTCGCATCGCATAG
- a CDS encoding integrase core domain-containing protein, protein MEPRFIPPAAPQHNGRHERMHRTLKDETAKSPASDRMEQQARFDAFRRSYNEERPHEALEQTTPASHWSRPGRLLPERIDEPWYDADHEVRRVRSEGSIKWRGETVFIGEALAGELVGLAELEDGGHIVRFIGRDLGVIDPALRFHRFAPPRARLRSAVETQRKPE, encoded by the coding sequence GTGGAGCCGCGTTTCATCCCGCCGGCCGCGCCGCAGCACAACGGCCGGCACGAACGCATGCATCGCACCTTGAAGGATGAAACGGCGAAGTCCCCAGCGAGCGACAGGATGGAGCAGCAGGCGCGTTTCGATGCGTTCCGGCGCAGCTACAACGAGGAGCGTCCGCATGAGGCGCTCGAACAGACGACGCCGGCAAGTCATTGGTCGCGGCCGGGACGGCTCCTGCCGGAAAGGATCGACGAGCCCTGGTACGACGCGGACCATGAGGTCCGCCGGGTCCGCTCCGAGGGATCGATCAAATGGCGCGGCGAGACCGTGTTCATCGGCGAGGCTCTGGCCGGAGAGCTGGTCGGCCTCGCGGAGCTGGAAGACGGCGGCCATATCGTCCGCTTCATCGGCCGCGATCTCGGCGTCATTGATCCTGCGCTGCGTTTCCACCGCTTCGCTCCGCCGCGCGCGCGGCTGCGCTCAGCAGTGGAAACGCAGCGCAAACCAGAGTAG